In Orcinus orca chromosome 15, mOrcOrc1.1, whole genome shotgun sequence, the DNA window GGAGGCTTGGTGCTCAACCAGCTGGCACCTTGCGGGGAGCCTGGTCTGGAGTTAAGCTGAGCAGGCTGTGCacctgggctggggtgggtgtgcagccccctccccgccctccctggTCTCCTGTGTATTGGGGCTGCTTGGCCCTGCCCAGATGTGGCCACCCTCACACCAGCTTGTCTGGAGGCCCCTCGGGATCCGGGCAGGTGGGAAGTGCGTGACTGGACGGAGCTGAGTGAGGTGGGAAGGGCAAGGCGGCTGCTGTGTGGTGGGGCCGTGCCCACCAGGTAGAGGCCACCAGTCCCAAAAGGATCCACTCAGGGAAGCATCTGAGTGGGAGGCACAgccacagatgaggaagcaggacAGACTCACGGTGGCTGAACTGGAAAATGAGTAGGCGCTCCTGGCCTTTCCCTCATCCCACCAGGAGGGCTCAGGAGCCACCTGTGTGCACggccagcacctgccctgggagcTCAGACTCGGAGCTGACGGGCAGGTTCATTCTCTGTGTCGTAGCCCGGCGCCCTGTGCACAGCGCCCGGACCTCGGGCCCCAGGGCCAGTGTTAAGTGCCTGCCCTTCACAGAGACATGTGTGGCTCCTGCCTTAAAGCAGAGCTGCTTCCGTGGCACTGggcagatgggggtgggggtggggtgaatcTCGCAGCTGCCACAGGCCAGGATGTGTTCACAAGGGCCAGGAGCAGTTCTGAGGGTCCAGGGGCCGCCATGGGCATCATGGTGACAGTCACTGGTTCTGTTCAAATAGGCCAAGAATCCTCACCAACACTCTAATAACAAAGTGTGTCAGAAACGTACTGTCACAGCAGGTAGCCGCACGTGCCTGAAGACTGTTTTGCCCCAAACATCTGCATCTCCACAGTCCATAGGCTGGAATCCTAACCCCCAACATGATGGCAGTTGGAGGCAGGGCCTTTGGGGGGTgactaggtcatgagggtggatccccaagaatgggattagtgccagAACCAGTATGTGGGCCCTTGCCTGACCCCGAATCTGCCTTGGTCttagacctccagcctccagaactgagcaGAGTCTCTGGTTGATAAGAAGCCCAAcccgtggtattttgttatagcagcaggaAGAGGACAGGATGACAGGATGCCTGTATGTTTGTTGTTTGTCAAGACGTGCATGTTGAGAAGTTGAGTCCCTGGTCTGGTCCCGTTGCTGGGATGTTAATAATCAGCCCAGACTCGTCAGTCAGGAAGGCTGAGGGCCCACCGGGCTGTTTGTCTCTCTCCACGGGACAAGGCGGCACGGGGGCACCGCCCATCAGGTGCCTTCGGGTGGGCTCTCGGCGTGGCGGCCTCAGGGGAGTCATTCTTCGTGGGGGCACCGAGGGCTTGGCCAGCAAGCCAGGCGGGCACCAAGAGCCGCCTTTGCCTAGCCCTGGTGTGTGGGAGACACAGACCCCACCTCCTGATGGAGGGCCTTAGAGTGTTTGTAGCCTTTACAAGGTGAGACCCCAGAACTGAGGACGCGCCTTGGAGGGAGAGAAATGGGTGAGAACCAGCTTCCGCGAGTCTCTCCTGAGACGTTAGAAGTAGACGTGAGGCTGTCGTTTTGTTAAATGTTTAGAAGAGTTTTTAATGAATTTGCAACCAGTGTTTAAGTGTTGgggaaattttgttttattttattcataaattttGATTTATGAACTGAGTTAGAATGTGACTATATAGGGAATTACCATTACACAACATACAATTTATCAATCTTGAGAATGTATTGaacaattgactttttttttttttggaaatttcaaGCTGAGaccaaaatgaagggaaaaaccaCAGCCCCGTGTAGCCAGCGCTCAGCTTCAGCATGAAGCAGCGGCCTCCAGGTATTAGGTGAGCTCTGGCCCCCAGGGCCTGCAGCCACTTGCCCAAAAAATGGGATAGCCCATTAGGTGGGCCTGGATGGACCCTTTCTGGATACACATCTCTCCTTGTGGGCAGGACGAACCAAGGCCACGGCCGCGCCCGCTGCAGCCTTGCCTTCCTGGCCGTGACCCCCAGCCCTCGATGGCTCTCTTACCGCCCTGGAGAAGTAAAGAGGGAGAAGGCGCTGTTTTGTGATTAGCAATAAATAACAGACCGGAGAGCTACGTCAACACACGGACGAGCTCAGACACGGGgcgtggaggggggaggggcagcaccAGGGTGGGGTCCGGTCAGGAAGGGGTGAGCAGGCCCGGCTCCATCTTCACGGCGAGAGGACCTGCTTCACGACAGCTGCAGTCCACCCGGTGCGGCCGCCCCGCCCTTCGTAGTCGCCCCGTGGCCCTGCCGCCCTGTCTGTCCTGGGGTCTGCAGCTCTGCCTCTTCCGAGTGTGGAGACAGGTCCCACCGTGTCCCACCTTGTCCCATCTCCCCAGGCTGTCCAGGCTGCCTTCCCCCCTCGTCTGCATCAGGTCCTGTGGACGGAGGGATGAATGTCTCACCCACCCCCTGCCGGGCTCACCTGGCCGTGTCCTGGTTTTGTGGACGTTGGGGTGCATCCCCATCCATCCGTCCCTCGTGGGTGGATGTGCTGCCATGAGGCTTCACCCACCAGCCTGGTCCTGAGCAGGGCCAGCTGGACACGCCCCCAAGGGGTCTTGCCTCTACTCAGCCTGTCCTGAGCCCCTTGCCCTCCCCAGAGCACAGCTGCCCCAGCCGATCCTGGTGGGCATCCCTGTCCCTCCCTGGGGGACATGTGGTCCTTTAGAGCCGAAACTGTCTCAGCGAACACTGTGGGGCGGGCACGAGACGTACCTGGAAGTGTCGCTCtggcccctgcctctccccaccctgggCCTGGCCCCCGGAGGGTCAGAACCCcacaaacagagggagagacGCTGGGCAGGCCAGGAGGGGCCGGTGGAGGGGCCAGCAAGAGCCCAGCTCCTGGGGTTGAATGTCAGGGGTCGGTGGTCAGCACAGGCTCTGACTGTGAAGCCTCAGTGACTTTCCTGCTGGTTTCAGAGGAGCAACAGGGGTCAGTGAAAAAGATCCCACCATCGCCTGCCCTGCAGGTCCGTTCTGCTCCAGAGCCAATGGGACTGGCCGGGCTCTGGTGCTGGCAGGGGCTCTCTCCCGGGTCCTGACCCCACACCCAGGCTGGAGCCCAGGGCTGGATGGCCTGCCTCATGGCAAGTCTGGGTCCCTGGGCACCAGGGGGCTTGTGGAGGGGGCTGGGTGGACCCGGCCTCGTGGACACGTAGCCAGGAGAGTGGCTCCCGTGGGATGGGTGCTTGCCCACCCAGTTGCCACCCAGCTGCGTGCCAGGCAGGCTGAGGGGCTCAGAACACTGCGGCTGCACTGTGAGCTGCTCCAGACCCTGTGACACCTGCCCTGAAGATTCCTGTGCACTGCAGGGGGCTGGCCTCCACCCGCCCCGTGTGACAACCGACAGTGTCGCCAAATGCTGCCCAAGCTCCTGGGGACAAAACTGCCGTGTGAAAAACTGCTGGTTTAGAGACAGGTGAGGACTTGATCAATTTGAGATGAACAGCGTATTTTTTTGCAGACTGTGGATAATCCAGCGGTTTTTAATtgttaaatatacattaaaaatcattgccattttaaccatttttaagtgcacagctcagtggcatcAAGTACACTCACACTGTCCTGCAGCTGTCACCACTGTCACcttcagaacttttcatcttcccaaactgacacTCTGTCCCCATCAAACACTaactccccctcctcccacccctgaccagcccctggcccccccatctactttctgtctctgaatctgACAAGCCCAGGGACCTCATGTAGGGGGAACCACACAGGATTTGTCCTTCTGTGCCTGGCTCATTTCAACAAGCATCACATCAAGGGTCATCCACGTTGTagtgtcagaatgtccttcctttttattcCCCGGTGTGGACAGATCatatctttttatccatttttcaattaatCAGTTCTATCCATTGATCAACTATTGATAGGTGGGCTGTTTCCACCTCTCGGCTGCTGTGACTTGAGCTGCCCTGAGCGTGAGTGGACAAGCGCAGGTTCAAGTCTCTGTTCTCAGTTCTCTTGGGTCCACTccctggagtggaattgctcggtcatatggtaATGCTATGTTTCACTTTTTGTGAAAACTCTAGTTTCCCACGGCAtctgcatcagtttacattcccaccagcagtgcacgggttccaatttctccccatccccaccagcatttgttattttctgtttgttttgtgttgATAATATCCatccatcctaatgggtgtgaagtgatctCTTGCTGTGGTTTAATCCAGGTTTTACATTCATCGTCAAGTTATTTTCTGGGTGTACACATGATAGGATCTCTGTCTTCTGGGAACTTAATTCCTTGGGGTGAGACACATGCATGGAAGCAGCTGACCACTGGAGGGAcccagccacagagcacagggctgGGCCGGCTTCCGGGAGCGAATCGGCCGGGTCAGCACGAGGAAGAGGCTGTCCTGGCCCACCTGAGACCAGGCCCCTTCCTGGCAGCAACGGTGTCGGGCTGCCTGATGCCTGGGGGCTCCCGCCCGCAGCCTGCCCATGAGAGGGCGGGATTTGCCCCCGTGGCCTTGGACTCAGGAAAGCAGGTGATAGCAGGACAGTGACAGTGGCAGGTGAAGCCCAGGCAGCTCTGGGGCCAGCCCTGCAGCACTCTGTGGGCACGACTCGGTGTCCAGCTCTCCTGAAAGGGGTGCTGACTACGTCCTGGGCCCCATCTCTAAATGGACCCTCCCAGCCAGCCACCCAAAGGGAGGGAGGGCTTGATCATCAGAGCCAATGAGGTGAAATGTGCCTGGGACACCCCAGCCCACAGAAGGGGAAGCAGAGCCGCCACCCGCCTCCTCGGGGCGCTGGGTCAGCTCTCCGCTAGCGCTGTCTGGTCAGGGAATACAGCAGCAGGCACGCGTGGGGAGTGGCCGCTCCTCGGCCACCCCCGTGGACAGTGACTTTGCCCTAAATGGCCAGAGGCTTCTCGCTGGCATAAGCCAGCCGCGGGGTGGTGGGTGGGTGAGTGCCCGCCTCCTGGCTCAGCGGCAGCCCAGTCCCCACCTCACAGGCTCTCCCAGGAGAAGGGCCCGGCCAGAGAGCTTCCAGACGGGCCAGCTGCGTCTTAAGGAAGCTGCCTGTTTTTCTTAGCCCCTTTAAGATTTCACTCACTGTTACCAGAAGGGTGACAGTTTGCACAGACGCAGCTACTTCCATATTTTGCTTCAGCCTCACAGCCACGCCCAGGGGCTCGGAGTCCCCAGCACAACGTtggaggggaggaggtggtggcctcGCGCCCGACCCGGCTGTGTGGGGCTCCTGCAGCCCTGAGCCCCACCTGCTGGCCTCAAAGGAAGCGGCGGCCGGTTGGCCCTCGGGCGTTGGCCCTCAGGCACACAGGGGTCCCAGAGCACTAAGGCATGTGGGAAGGGCTTGTGTTCCAGGTAGCAACCCAGTCTACCAGGCGGCCCCTGCCATGGAGAACCTGCCTGCCCTTGGGGACGACCCCCCTGCTGGGGGAAGGTCCAAGTGCAGCCGGGGCCTTGGAGAGACCCCAAGCGCTGTCCTCTCCCTGCACAAGGCCTCCATTGGCCTGGCTGCCATCACCACCTTCACTGGGTGATGAGGTCACAAAAGGTCCTGGGAAAGAACCTAGAAAATGCATCCTGGGATAAAGGTTGGGCTCTGAGATGGGAAAAAGGGGAGAGGAACTGAGGTTAGGACAACCAAGAGGAGccaggaggaggctgggaagaCAGGAGTGCTGGGAGGGGCATCGTCCTGGAGGGGCCagtgttgggggaggggctgcGGACGATGGGGgtctcctgggggtggggtggggggctggctgTCTTCGGGGCAAGAGGGTAGCCCCCAGAGCTGCACGGGCCCTACcctgtggacacacacacacgtggctGAGAAAAGGAGCCTTTCCTCAGGTCCGGCCCCGTCCACCAGAGGTGCAGGCTCCCGCTGACGCCACCAAGGAAGACTGAGCCTTTGGATGTCCGAGATGGCATCTCCGGATCACTGGCATGGAGGTCTTCGCCGCAGGGGCGCCCAGCTGTCCCCCAGCCCAGGGGGCGCCgtggtggggctgggaggagcGGGTTAGGTGTGTGCTCCGTGCAGTCGAGAGCTGATAAAGGATGTCAGCGTTCCTCTTTATAATTAAGAAGATAATTTAATCGCTGCTATTAAGATCTCAGCTCCTCCCGAAGTGGGCTGCTTTCAACAAAATACCTTTGGTTCTGCTGTTTCCCACACACAGCCCTGGCAGCAGTTAAGTGGAGATGCCGAGATTCCGAAGTTTCATCTCGTGAACCCATCTGGTTTGAAGTAGTACAACAAGCAGGAAAGGGAATTGAATCAAAGGCACAATTTGAGTTTTTCTAAATACAGAAAACGTGTGAGGTAGACCAGCAAACACCCCCATCGtcccctcccagggctgggccATGTCCCCGGCCTGTTCCCAGCTGGGCCTGTGTCAGGACGCAGAAGCTGCTTCCATATTGCGGAAGGCACATGGGGACAGGCCTGTGCGGAGGTTCTGCCCGGAAACCCGCAGAACCGAAGGGCCTCACTGGGCCCAcatggaggaggagggggccccCCCGTCACAGTAGGGAAACCAAGGTCTGGGCCTGTGGAACCAGGCTCGCCCCCTTTGCACCCAGCTCCAGCTGGGCCACACTCCTGCCTCCACAGGAATCATCCTTTTGGTCCTAGAAGAAGCTCCCGGCCCCCACCTCCCTCTGGCCGCCTGCACGTGGCTTTGATCTGCAGCAGCACCTGGAGGGCAGTGCGTcacgctccccctcccccacccccatccatggCCCACATACCCTCTggacctccccagccccagggaaggGGCTGCAGCCCCACAACCGCCAGGGCCCTTCCCTCCTCAACTCAGGCCTGAGGACCACCGAACAGACCacctgcgtcccacggctggcAATGCAGTGCAGGGGGTCAGTCCTGAGCATCTTCACACCAGCGGGGGCAGTTCTGTGGGGTCACAGGGCtccagagcaggggctctggggACTCAGGTAAAGGGGTGCAACCGCCGGGCTTGCGGGGCGCCTGGCACCGGGCGAGTCTCCAGAACTGCCAGCCATTTGCGCCAGGGGCATGGGGAGGGCAGGCAGTTCCCGAGCCTCCCTGGGAGCTGGGCCCTTTATGTCCCAGACAGAGGCTGTGGGACTGAGGAAGGCGGCAGCCGGCCTAGGGAGCCGCCTGCTGCTGGGCATTGTCACCCCACACCCCAGGGTCCTTGGGCTCCTGAGACCCCTGATGTGGGGCCTAAAGGCCCCACCCTCCTCCACTTGCTCCCGACTTTCCCTCTTTCACACAGTGGACGTTGTTGTTGTTTGAAGAGCTTCGGGATTGAAGAATCCAGAGCCCCTGGACCAGAGCTCTGAGGTCCCTCCTGGTCCTAGCTCTCGTCCTCGCTGCTCTGGCAGCCAGAACCTGGGGACAGGCAAGAGGGGTGGAACACGGCCTCTGGGCCGACAGGGAAACGCAAGGAAGATGCCTGTGGGGGCATCCAACAGCTGAGGGTGAGCCCCTGAGGAGGAGGGGCGAACAGGACCCCAGCCACACACAGAGAAGGGTCggggtgtgggaggaggggcCGGAAGAGGGAAGACGATTGACGGTCCCAGGGAGGATGCCTGCAGCTGAGGGTGCTCACCAAGCACTTGGGTCAGGATCAGCGACTGAGAGAGGCCCGAGCGCCCTTCTGAAACGCAAAGCCCACAGCAGAGGCTGGGTGCCCCAAGCCAACCCTTCCCTCTGACCCCCAGGATGAAaggcagggtgatggtggtctgtGGGGGTGATGGGCAGCACAGCACCCACTAGAGAACAAACAAGCACCCTTCACCGGAGACTGGACACTGGTCTGACATAGAGAACCCTGACCGATGCATTGTGGCCGGCTGGGCACCCGGCTCACGACCCATGTATGACAAGTTCTTAGCCAGGCCAACTTACCTGTGGGGGCAGCAGAGAGAGAACCCGCCTCTGGGGGCCGTTCCCCAGGACAGGCGACCGTCTGCAGGGTCTAGCCCACAGGCCGCCAGGCTCTCAAATGCAGCCAGCCAGGAGCCCGACGTTGACCTTTATTCTGTCCCGTTCATCAGGGCGTGCACGGCCCCGCATCAGACAGCAGCAGGGCTCTCCCTCTCCAGTGGGTGGTGATCTTGGGAGGGGCCGCGCTCCGCTGAGTCCTCTCACCTGCAAACGCCAGGTGCCAGCGTTGGTTCAGGGGAAGCATCTCCTCACTTTAGCTTtgaacaaaaccagaaaagagaTTTCTCCACCCATGGTTTTCCCCCAGTCTGGATGGTGAAAGTGTGCAGTGGGGAGACGGAGGCCTGAGAACCACAGTGGTCCCAAAGGGGTGGCCGGCGCCCACAGGGAAAACTAGTTCAacagggcaaaccactgcccATCACTCCTGCAGGCCTCCCAGGACAAGGGGGTGCTGGGTGCATTTGTGGCCCCCAAGCAGGGGAGCCCAGTGGCACAGCTGGCTCACCCAGAGGGAGATGTGCAGTGGGGAGTAGATGATGTCCATCAGTGGTGGTGTCCAGGGCTGCCCTCAGGAGTGCATTCCTGAAGCTCTGTCCATGGAGCCTGCTGGCCACTCAGGCAGTGCTGCAAGTCTTCATGCCCGGGCACCAGGTGCCCCATGAGGCTCTGGAGGGCCCtggctccagagctcacccttcagCAGCCTTGGTCACCACCTCCCTTCCTAGACCTGCCTCAAGGGAACAGTTCCTGTCGTCCAATTGCTAAGCTCTAGGTCACTTCCGCCTCCAGGACCAACACATCCGGGAAAAAAGTCCAGCGCAGGGCAGGCGTCAGGAAATGCCTGGCTGTGTCCTTGGAGATGTGGTGCCTCCTGGCAGCGATCGACACAAATACACTGGGTCAGGCACAGAAGGGGGACAAAACCTCGGCCACTTGCATTTCCCGTCCGTCTCGTGTCCAAGTCGGCAGCCTTGACGCTGACAGGCTGTCAGCTCTTCCTGCCTGGACTCAGGAAGGGAGGGATCAAAGGGTTCCTCTGGCCCCATCCCTGTTGTTGAGCTAATAGGTCCCTCACCACCTGGCCTGGGAAAAACGCTTCACAGGCAGGTTTCAAGATGACTCATGACCACTGTCATTGTGGCCCCGTCCAGGTCACTCCGTGGGGACACTCACAGCAAATAAAGTCAATAAACAGGGGAAAACGCAGGCCTGAGCCAGGGCCAGCCAGGGAAATGCTACAAGAGCAGAACTACCTGTTTTTGTCTTTCCGATAAGAGTCAGGGCTTCTCCCCTTCCTAGCCCCCAACGGACAGTGTCCTGTCCTGCACGACCAAGACCGTTATACCAGCTTCCGTGGAAAAACACACAGGACAGGCACCGGCCTGAAAACAGGCCAGGGGTGCGGGCCGAAGTTCTAGAAAAGGGACAACCGCCAAGTGAGGAATTTAACAAGGCCGGATGCACACCTGGGGCCACAaggtggcagtgggggaggggcgctCTGGCCGggctgggaggggcggggagaggaCGCAGGGAGGCGTGgccgggagggggctgggaggaggggctcgGAGCGTACCTCAGggaccccccgccccgcccaggaCCCGGCTGCAGGGAGACCCCGAGTCCCGAGTCAGCCCGGACTCGCTCTCCCCGAGACACCCCGCGCGATGTGACTGGACGCAAAGAAATGGACACTCAGGCAGCTTCCAAAAGAGGCGAAACCGTTTATCAAGGCGGCGCCGGCGCGGTATCTACAGTTATCTACAAATATCTACAAGTATCTACACCGCCTGCAGACGGGTTCTCGGGTCGTCTACACTGCAACTGCCAGCCGGGCCGGGGGACGTCGCGGTCTCGCGGAGAACAATAAATATCACTTCCTTCCGGCGCGAACCGCGCACTTTGGCACTGGCTGTGCGGACCCGGGGCCCTCGAGGCCGAGGAGGGACCTGCGGTGGCCCTGGGGCCAGGGAACCAGGTCCTTGGGCAGCTCTGGGGCTGGCGGATGGAGGCCCCACGGCTTGGAGGCCCGGGAAGGGGGCCTGCGGTGGCCCCGGGCTGGGTGGACCGGACCCCCAGGCGGACGCCCACATTATCTGGGGCAGTAGTCGTAAGAGCCGGGCGGCGCGGCCCCGGCCGATGAGTACATGCTGGCGGCAGccgcagcagcggcggcggcggcggcggctgcggggCTCACGGCGGGGTGGTGGTGCGGGTGCGCGTGCGGGTGCGCGTGGAACCCGTGGCCGCGCAGGCCCGGCAGCGGGTAGGGCGCTGGCCGGCTCTTGGCCCCGAGGTAGTGGTCGTAGGCGGTGGCCGGGTACTTGTAGGGGTGGTGGTGCAGCGGCTCCGACGCGCCGGGTGCCTCCAGGCGCAGCTCGGGGTGCGGGGGGCTGGGCCGGCCTCCAGGCGCGCCGGGCAGCGGGACGCCGGACCCGGGCAGCGCGGGGCTCAGCACCCGCGCCAGCAGCTGCGGCGGGTGCGCCGGGTCCCCGAGCACGGCCGGGCCGCCCGCGTCGCGCTCGAATTCTCGCCGGGCCTCGGCCGCGTCTGCGGGGAGGGCCGAGGGCTGAATCGCGGAGAGGCCCGCGAGAACGCGCCTGCCCCCGCTCCGCGCCCCTGCCCAGCCCCGGGCCCTCCCCGGGGGCCCGCGCCCTCCACTGGGAcggcgggcggggcgggcaggCGCAGCCGTCGGGCCGGGCGGGCGAGTGCGCGCTTGCCTGCCGCCGCGGCCGTTGTGCAACCGGCGCGCGAAGGCCGCGAGCGCCCCTGCGGCGCGGGCGAGGCCGGGCGCTGCCGTCTGCCCAGATCCCACGACCCCGGCCCTACCTTTCTCAGCGCCGTTGGGCTGTGTGGGTGAGGCCACGGGGTTCCGCGAGCGCGCAAAGGCGCTCATGAGCGGCAGTGCGCCGGGCCGATGGTTTCGGGGCCTGCGGGAGGGAGATGGGCAGCGTGTCAGGGGGCGCCCGGCCAGGCGCCCGCGCGCTCGCTCGCCGTCTCCTCGGGGGACACTCACCAGTCCTCGGGGTCGCAGTCTCGAAAACCTTTGGCGAAAGGGTTACTGGCGATCTTGAGCTGGGTAATCTGCAGGAAAGCGGGCACTGAACACCCGGCTCCAGCCCCTGTTCTTGGGGCCACCGGACCTCGGTGGAGCGGAGGGGAGCGTTAGGAGAGCCCTCCCCCACTCAGTAAGGGCCCCTCTACTCTCCGCTGACCAGAAATGCCTGGCTCACAACTGCTCTCTCCCCCGCAGGGGTTGTGCCTCTCTcctggggcaggggtgctggGGAGACCCCTTTCTCGCTAAAGAACCTGTCTTTTCCGTCCCAAGTGATTAGGATAGAGACCCTGCTCCCCCGGCTGGGATGGGAATGTAGTCacttccaccccccaccccgctgtGGTCCAGAGTGGAGGAGCACCCTAGGAATCTGGGTAAACTGCGCATCAGGCCCCTGATGGGGAGTTTCCGGAATGGTTTGGAAAACAAACTTTCAGGCCACAGTGACAGTTCCCCCTTGAGAGGTCAACCTGATAGGAGGCTGGTCTGCctgcagcagaggggagggggtggcctgaggctctgggggtggggctccaTCGAGTGGGGTTTCCAGGAATGGAACCTTCTGTCCCCCAGGCAGCAACTGAAAATTGCACCCCTGCCCAGAAGTGTTGACCGGGCCACCCAGGGCCTCACCCGGTGGTTCTGGTAGGCAGTGACCGCAGTGAAGCGTGTCTCCTCAAACACAAAGGTTTTGAAGTTCTCCTCGGCGTATTTCTCGCTGTCTTTGCGCGGGTCCACATAGACCACGTGGAAGCGTGGCTGGTATCTGTGCATGGAGTTGAGAATAATCTGGAAGAAAGGTGGTGAGGGCCGAGCTAGGAAACCAGCCAAGGTCCGGACGGGCAGTGAGCTTCCAGACAACTCGGCAGAACCCTGAGCTCCCAAAAGGAGGCTGGGCCGTGGGGCATCACTGCCTGGATTCCAAAGGCTGctgccctcaccccccaccccgcacGGCCCCATCCTTTCCAGTTAAAAAGCCTCCAGCAAAACAcaaggagtggggagagggaagcagtgTGACCCACCAGTCCCCGAGCCCCTGACCGGAGGGCTAGCTCTCCTCGGCCTGTCCCTCATCCACACCCAAGCTGCCCAAGCTCTGCCTCTGGCTCCAGTCAGCAGGGACTCCCGAGGGCCTGCTGGGGGACAGGGCGGTAGCCTGGGGGGGTCGCTCACATGGCCATTGTCGTCCAGCAGGTTGTTAGTCAGCTTGAGCTTGTCGAAGGAGACGATTTGCTTCATCCACTGTGCCCCCTTGGCCGGTGAGTCGGGGTGGTAGTGTACGCGGCCGGGCGTGGCGGGGTCTGCCTTCCCGGCCACCAGCCAGGATGAGCTGTGGAAGGCGTACCTGGGACGCCGGGGCAGGGGCCACAGCATGCTGGGGTGAGGGCCTTGCCGAGGGAACCCCGAAGGTGCCTCTGATGAGGTTCCCACAGGTGAACGGGGAGCTTTTCCAGGGGCAAtgtgaggaaagagaaaactcCCCGTCCTGATACACAAGCGGCAGGAAGCGACCAGAGGGAGGAAGCCGGGCCCTGGCGCCACATTTCGCCGCACGCGGGTCGCTGCTCTGGGCCTCCTGTGTCGCCGGCGCGGCGGGAGCCCAGATTGGGCCACGCCGGCGGCCTAGGGCGCAGGGCGGACCAGGTTCTCTTTATTAATTGCTGTTAATTGTCCGGGCGGCCAGGCCCGCCCTGCATAATCTCTCCTGGCCACCCCACCTTTCCTGCCAGCTCTGGGGCCCAGCGTtcccggggggtgggggaagggacgGGGTGCCGGCGCTCACCTCTCGGGAGAGGGGGACACGGAAAAGGCAGGGGCTGTGTGCGAGGGGCCAGACGGTGGGGGCCCAGCCTGCATGACCCCCTGAGGGCCACTCCCCAGAACTGCTGGGGATGGGGCGTGTGGGTCTGGGGTctggcaggagtggggagggggcaccGGTCACTACTGTCCTGGGCCACCCACCCTCACCAGCCTGGCCAGGCAGGGACCCACCGCCCTCCAGGTCCGGCTGGGCGCTCACCGGTAGCGCTTGTCGTCCACGGGCACAAAGTCCATGAGGAGCATGTAGTCGGCCATGGGGTCCATGCCGAAGAGCTTCACTTGGAAGGTGGGGAACATGCGCCTGGGGGCGGTGGGACCTCGGTCACCtcaggtgggggagggcagggcgaCCCGCCTCCACCAGCCCAGGACATGGCCTCCCCGCCCGGCCGGCCGCTGTGCTGGGTGGGGAGGCCCCTCATCGCATCTCCCCTCACTCATCTGCTTGACTAACCCGACCAAGCCCCTGCCCAGCCGAGGGCGAGTGGACGGCAGGacagccccctgccccctttTTAGAAACACAACAATGGCGAACTCAGTGCTCGAGCCAAGCCTCCACTCTTGAACATAGGC includes these proteins:
- the TBX1 gene encoding T-box transcription factor TBX1 isoform X1 — protein: MISAVSSPWLTQLSHFCDVAAFTASSLSGLGAAGGFPGAASPGADPYGPREPPPPRYEPCAAAAPGAPGPPHAYPFAPAAGAATSAAAEPEGPGASCAAAAKAPVKKNAKVASVSVQLEMKALWDEFNQLGTEMIVTKAGRRMFPTFQVKLFGMDPMADYMLLMDFVPVDDKRYRYAFHSSSWLVAGKADPATPGRVHYHPDSPAKGAQWMKQIVSFDKLKLTNNLLDDNGHIILNSMHRYQPRFHVVYVDPRKDSEKYAEENFKTFVFEETRFTAVTAYQNHRITQLKIASNPFAKGFRDCDPEDWPRNHRPGALPLMSAFARSRNPVASPTQPNGAEKDAAEARREFERDAGGPAVLGDPAHPPQLLARVLSPALPGSGVPLPGAPGGRPSPPHPELRLEAPGASEPLHHHPYKYPATAYDHYLGAKSRPAPYPLPGLRGHGFHAHPHAHPHHHPAVSPAAAAAAAAAAAAASMYSSAGAAPPGSYDYCPR
- the TBX1 gene encoding T-box transcription factor TBX1 isoform X2 — protein: MISAVSSPWLTQLSHFCDVAAFTASSLSGLGAAGGFPGAASPGADPYGPREPPPPRYEPCAAAAPGAPGPPHAYPFAPAAGAATSAAAEPEGPGASCAAAAKAPVKKNAKVASVSVQLEMKALWDEFNQLGTEMIVTKAGRRMFPTFQVKLFGMDPMADYMLLMDFVPVDDKRYRYQPRFHVVYVDPRKDSEKYAEENFKTFVFEETRFTAVTAYQNHRITQLKIASNPFAKGFRDCDPEDWPRNHRPGALPLMSAFARSRNPVASPTQPNGAEKDAAEARREFERDAGGPAVLGDPAHPPQLLARVLSPALPGSGVPLPGAPGGRPSPPHPELRLEAPGASEPLHHHPYKYPATAYDHYLGAKSRPAPYPLPGLRGHGFHAHPHAHPHHHPAVSPAAAAAAAAAAAAASMYSSAGAAPPGSYDYCPR
- the TBX1 gene encoding T-box transcription factor TBX1 isoform X3, with translation MRTVPQPLAQSSPARASAGPGSPQKPAFCSPLRPAEARAGVAGLSRRAGICFLPTAHKELPVRGSCRTSRRMFPTFQVKLFGMDPMADYMLLMDFVPVDDKRYRYAFHSSSWLVAGKADPATPGRVHYHPDSPAKGAQWMKQIVSFDKLKLTNNLLDDNGHIILNSMHRYQPRFHVVYVDPRKDSEKYAEENFKTFVFEETRFTAVTAYQNHRITQLKIASNPFAKGFRDCDPEDWPRNHRPGALPLMSAFARSRNPVASPTQPNGAEKDAAEARREFERDAGGPAVLGDPAHPPQLLARVLSPALPGSGVPLPGAPGGRPSPPHPELRLEAPGASEPLHHHPYKYPATAYDHYLGAKSRPAPYPLPGLRGHGFHAHPHAHPHHHPAVSPAAAAAAAAAAAAASMYSSAGAAPPGSYDYCPR